One Spartobacteria bacterium genomic window, AGCAGATGGATGGCCTCCCAGCGGCTGAATTGCGCCCCGGTCAGCGTATTGTCAAAAAGATCAATGTCGTAATGGACTGCTCCGGAAAAGTTGGTGTTGGTGAGATTTGTTTTACTGAAAAGACTGCGACTGAAATCGGTGTCAGAAAAATTCGATCCACTAAAGTCGCCGCCTCGAAAATCCACGTCGTGTGCTCGGCATTTTGTGAGAATCAGGCCTTTTAAGTGCAGTTGAAAGAAAGAGGTATTACTGAGCAGGCACTGGTTAAATGACAAAGGGCTGCGTGATGCGAGTTTTGACCAGACGGCCTTGGTCCAGTCGATGCCGATCACCTTGCACTCATCAAAACGAACGTTGGACAGTGTGCTGTAATGAAGCTGGAGGAGACTGAGATTGCAATGGCTGAAGCAGCAGTCAATAAACCGGCATCGCTGCCAGACGGCTTCGCTGAAGTGGCACCGTTCAAAGCTGCACCCTTCAAATTCTTTTTCACATAATGCCTGACCATCTGCCGCGATATCTTCGAAATGTATCGCATCATATTCGTTTTTTGTGAAAAGCTCTGCCATGATCATTTCCTGTGGTCGATGAGGTATATTTATATGACGAAAAACGACAATATAAACGGAATGTCGCATAAACGGTCATAGTTTTTCCCTTTTTTTTACTGACTCACCGTTTTTTTTCGCCTAGATAAGTGCGGCGAATCGACGAAGCAAAATTTCATCCCAAACAATGCAATTATATAGCGAGAAGGAGCTACACGTGTTAGAAGGCGTCATACTCATGTTCGTGGGGATGTCCGTGGTATTCATGTTTCTTGTTCTTATGGTTTATACCATGCAGGCATCTACGGCATTTTTCCAGAAATTCGCACATTTGTTCCCCGAACCGGAACCTGCGAAAAAAGCTAAACCGGCCAGAGCGGCCGGCGGTGCAAACGATAATGCGGAAATCGCCATTGCGATTGCCGCTGTAAAAGCTTTAACGAAGTAAGAAAGGATTAAGATGGCTAAGAAAAAAATTCACATTATGAATACAGCCTTCCGTGACGGATTTCAGTCCTGTTATGGTGCGCGCGTATTAACCGACGATTTCCTGCCCGCTGTGGAAGCATGCGTGGATGCGGGTATAACTCATTTTGAAGCAGGCGGCGGCGCCCGTTTCCAGAGCTTGTTTTTCTATTGCAACGAAAACGCCTTCACGATGATGGACCGTTTTCGCGAAGTGGCCGGCAAAAATGCAGACCTGCAGACACTGGCCCGTGGTGTTAACGTGGTGGGTTTGGATTCGCAGTCCAGCGATATCATCAAACTTCACGCCAAAATGTTCGCGAAACACGGGATTACGACCATTCGTAACTTTGATGCGCTGAACGATGTCAACAACTTGATCGACAGCGGCAAGGCGATTAAAGATGCCGGTCTGAATCATGAAGTCGTGGTCACCATGATGGAACTGCCTCCGGGCTGCTCTGGTGCACATACAGCTGAATTCTACATGCAGGTGCTGAAACAGATTCTTGATGCCGGTATTCCTTACGACAGCGTTTGTTTTAAAGATGCATCGGGAACATCTGTGCCTTCGAAAATTTTTGAGACCATCAAAGGAGCCCGCAAAATGCTGGGCAACGACGTAAAGATCGTCTTCCATTCCCATGAAACGGCCGGTATCGGTACAGTAGGTTACAAATCAGCGATTGAAGCCGGTGCGGATCAGGTCGACTGCTCTATGCTGCCTATGTCCGGCGGTACGTGCCAGCCTGATATTGCCACCTTGTGGCATGCCCTGCGCGGTACAGATTATGAGCTGGATGTGGATATCGATAAGGTCATGAAGGCCGAAGTCATCTGCAAAAAATGTCTGGAAGATTATTTTCTGCCGCCTGAAGCCAAAGCGGTTGAGCCATTGATTCCCTGGTCTCCCATGCCGGGTGGCGCACTGACTGCCAATACGCAGATGCTGCGCGATAACGGTCTGATGGACAAATATGCGGACTGCATCAACGCCATGGGTGAAGTGGTTCGCCTGGGTGGATTCGGTACGTCTGTTACACCGGTATCTCAGTTCTATTTCCAGCAGGCGTTCAACAATGTAATGTTTGGCCCTTGGAAGAAGATCGCCGAAGGCTATGGAAAAATGGTTCTCGGGTACTTTGGCAAAACGCCTTGCGAACCAGATCCTGAAATCGTGAAATTGGCCGCTGAACAGTTGGGCAAAGAGCCTACGACCGAAAAAGTGGTTACGCTCAACGACCGCGATGCGACTAAAGGCATTGATGTCGCCAAGAAAATGCTTACCGATGCCGGTATTACCGATCTTTCCGATGAAAACATTTTCATCGCTGCCGCATGCAAAGAAAAAGGCATCCAGTTCCTGCTGGGCAATGCCAAAATCGGCGTTCGTAAAAATGCAGCGGAAGCCGCTGAAGCGACACCTGCCGTCGCAGGCAATGCCTCCGGTGGTTATACGGTCACGGTGAACGGCAAAAAATATGGCGTGAAACTGGATGGCGACAAAGCCGAAGTGAACGGAAAGTCCTATGATGTAACAGTCAAAGCGGGCATGGATGCTCCTAAGGCTACTTCCGGTGGCAAGGGCTGTGTCGAAGTGCGCGCCCAGATGCCCGGTAATATTCTTCGCGTCGAAGTGGCTGAAGGCGATAGCGTAAGCGATGGCGATGTCCTGCTGGTCATGGAAGCCATGAAGATGGAAGTGGAAGTAAAATCCCCTGCAAGCGGAACCGTTGCAACAGTTGAAGTCGCTGTAGGCGATCAGACCGCATCAGGTTCTGTACTTGTCACAATCAACGACTAACGCGGGAGTAACAGACGAATGCGTTTTAACTTTATCAAATCGATAATCCTGTCGCTTTTGATCTGCTTTTCCGCAGGTCTGGTGCAGGCTGCTGCACCGGCGGGGCAGGCGAAGGCTACCCCCGGCGTTGTGGCAGAGAAAACGGAAGTACTATCTATAGGCTCGGGTTTTAAAACCCTCTGGAAATCAACGGGTCTCTACCGTTTTTTTAATCCGGAAACGCCGGCGGAAAAACACATGGCATACGAGGATGCGACGATTAAAACGGTGGAAGCCGAAATCGCAGCAGGTCATTTTGCAAATGT contains:
- a CDS encoding pentapeptide repeat-containing protein encodes the protein MRHSVYIVVFRHINIPHRPQEMIMAELFTKNEYDAIHFEDIAADGQALCEKEFEGCSFERCHFSEAVWQRCRFIDCCFSHCNLSLLQLHYSTLSNVRFDECKVIGIDWTKAVWSKLASRSPLSFNQCLLSNTSFFQLHLKGLILTKCRAHDVDFRGGDFSGSNFSDTDFSRSLFSKTNLTNTNFSGAVHYDIDLFDNTLTGAQFSRWEAIHLLDCLDIVFTD
- a CDS encoding oxaloacetate decarboxylase gamma chain: MQLYSEKELHVLEGVILMFVGMSVVFMFLVLMVYTMQASTAFFQKFAHLFPEPEPAKKAKPARAAGGANDNAEIAIAIAAVKALTK
- a CDS encoding biotin attachment protein, which gives rise to MAKKKIHIMNTAFRDGFQSCYGARVLTDDFLPAVEACVDAGITHFEAGGGARFQSLFFYCNENAFTMMDRFREVAGKNADLQTLARGVNVVGLDSQSSDIIKLHAKMFAKHGITTIRNFDALNDVNNLIDSGKAIKDAGLNHEVVVTMMELPPGCSGAHTAEFYMQVLKQILDAGIPYDSVCFKDASGTSVPSKIFETIKGARKMLGNDVKIVFHSHETAGIGTVGYKSAIEAGADQVDCSMLPMSGGTCQPDIATLWHALRGTDYELDVDIDKVMKAEVICKKCLEDYFLPPEAKAVEPLIPWSPMPGGALTANTQMLRDNGLMDKYADCINAMGEVVRLGGFGTSVTPVSQFYFQQAFNNVMFGPWKKIAEGYGKMVLGYFGKTPCEPDPEIVKLAAEQLGKEPTTEKVVTLNDRDATKGIDVAKKMLTDAGITDLSDENIFIAAACKEKGIQFLLGNAKIGVRKNAAEAAEATPAVAGNASGGYTVTVNGKKYGVKLDGDKAEVNGKSYDVTVKAGMDAPKATSGGKGCVEVRAQMPGNILRVEVAEGDSVSDGDVLLVMEAMKMEVEVKSPASGTVATVEVAVGDQTASGSVLVTIND